From Mycobacterium cookii:
AGCTGGCCGAGCTGCTGACGCTGTGGGACCGCTACGTCGAGGACACCGGCGTCATCCTGGATCCGACACCGGCCTCGTGAGCCGGATCGGGACCGACGAACTGCGCGACGCGGTACTCGACGAGGGATCGTTCGTCAGCTGGGACAGCACGCCCATCGCCGTCTCTGCCGGCGAGAGCTACACCCGCGAACTGGCCGAGGCACACGCCGCCAGCGGACGCGACGAATCGGTGCTGACCGGCGAGGGCCAGGTGTTCGGCCGCCGGGTGGCCGTGGTGGTCTGCGAGTTCGACTTCCTCGCCGGCTCGATCGGGGTCGCCGCCGCCGAGCGGATCACCGTGGCCATCGAACGCGCTACCGCCGAGCGGCTGCCGTTGCTGGCCTCGCCGTGTTCGGGCGGCACCCGGATGCAGGAGGGCACCGTCGCGTTTTTGCAGATGGTCAAGATCGCCGCCGCGGTCAACCTGCACAAACAGGCGCACCTGCCGTATCTGGTCTACTTGCGTCATCCGACCACCGGCGGGGTGTTCGCGTCGTGGGGCTCACTGGGCCACGTCACGTTCGCGCAGCCCGGCGCCCTGATCGGTTTTCTGGGGCCACGGGTATACGAGCAGCTCTACGGCGAACCGTTTCCCCCCGACGTCCAAACCGCCGAGAATCTGCAGCGGCACGGTGTGGTCGACGCCGTCGTACCGCTCGACGAACTGCGCGGCATCCTGGACCGGGCCCTGACCGTCGTCGCGGACGACCCGGGCCCGGCCCCGGAACCGCCGGCCGGGACTGAGCCGCTGCCCGACATCCCGGCCTGGGACTCGGTGCTGGCCTCGCGGCGACCTGATCGGCCCGGCGTCCGGCACCTACTGCGACACGGCTGCACCGACCAGGTGTTGCTGTCGGGCACCGGGCAGGGCGAAGCCGCGACCATGCTGCTGGCGCTGGCCCGGTTCGCCGGTCAACCCGCGGTGTTGCTCGGCCAGCAGCGTGTCATCGGCGGACTGGTCGGGCCGGCCGCCCTGCGCGAAGCGCGTCGCGGTATGTCGTTGGCCGCCGGTCTGCGGTTACCGCTGGTGCTGGTCATCGACACCGCCGGCCCGGCGCTGTCGGTCGAAGCCGAGCAGGACGGGCTGGCCGGTCAGATCGCCCACTGCCTGGCCGAGCTGGTCACCCTGGACACCCCGACCGTGTCGGTGTTGCTCGGCCAGGGCAGCGGCGGCCCCGCGCTGGCGATGGTGCCCGCCGACCGGGTGCTGTCGGCGCTGCACGGTTGGCTGGCGCCGCTGCCACCCGAGGGCGCCAGCGCGATCGTTTTTCGCGACACCGCCCACGCTGCCGAGCTGTCCGCCGACCAGGGCGTCCGATCGGCCGACCTGTTGGCGTCCGGCATCGTCGACGCCGTCGTGCCCGAGCACCCGGATGCCGCCGACGAGCCGGTCGAGTTCTCCGAACGACTGTCCGCGGCGATCGCGGCCGAACTCCACGCGCTGCGTGCGATGCCCGACCGGATGGCGACCCGGCTACGGCGTTACCGCAACATCGGACTGCGCTAGCGGTCCGGCAGCCCGAGGTAACGCTGGATCGTCGGCCCGACCAAGTCGATGATGTCGGCTTGGGTCATGTCGACTACCGGCGGCAACTTCAAGACGAAGCGGCACCACGCCACGCCCAGGATCTGGGTGGCGATCAGCCCGGACCGCCACCGGACTTCGTCGGCCGGAACCAGGGTCGCGACCAGCGGTTGCAGTTGCGTCGTGAAGATGTGCTGCATGCGCAGTGCGGCGTCACCGTTGGTGGCACTGGAGCGCAACAGGATCACCAGCGCCTCGTCACCCTCCCAGCGTTGCAGGAAATGGCTGATCAGCGCGCAGCCCACCGCGGTGCGGTCGATCGCGGCCAGGTCCGGAAGCCGCAGATCGAACTCCGCCGCGGCGGCGAACAGCTTGTCCTTGTTGCCGAAGTACCGCATCACCATCGAAGGGTCGATGCCGGCATCGGCGGCGATCGCGCGAATTGTGGCGGCCTGAAAACCTGCCTTGCCGAATCGCTCCCTGGCCGCCGCGAGGATGGCGGCCTTGGTGTCGTCCGACGATTTCCGCATGCCAACAATTGTAGGCCAACGGGTGTTGACTTCGCTCGGAAATCAGCGCACGATGGCTATGCCAACAAGCGTTGACTCAATCGAGAGGAGACCACCATGATCGACACCGACGTCCTCGTCGTGGGGGCCGGCCCGACCGGGCTCACACTCGCCGCGTCACTGCTGCGCCACGGCGCGGAGGTGATGGTCGTCGACCGCCTGGTCGAGGGCGCCAACACATCGCGCGCGGCCGCCGTCAACGCCCGCACGCTCGAGGTGCTAGAACACCTCGACGTCTCCAGACGCATGGTGAAGTCGGGGCTCATCGCCCCTCGTTTCACCATGCGGGATGGCACGCGGACGTTGATGGCGATCGATTTCTCCGAACTGCCGACCAGCTACCCGTACACGCTGATGCTCTCGCAGGCCACCACCGAGGCGCTGCTCGTCGAGCGGCTGGCCGAGCTGGGCGGAGAGGTAAGCCGGCCTAAAGAGCTGACCCGCTTGTCGCAGGACGCCGACGGCGTCACCGCGACATTCGGCGACGGCGAGACCATCCGGGCGCGATTTGTGGTGGGCTGCGACGGCGCGCGCAGCACCGTGCGTCAGCTGGCCGGCATCGGCTTTGCCGGTGGCGAATACGCCGAAGCTTTCGCGCTGGCCGACGTCCGACTCGCCGGGGAGGCGCCCGACGCCGAGATCATCCTGTTCTATGCGATGAGCGGCATGAATGTGCTGGCGCCGCTGCCCGGCGGCATCCACCGGGTCATCGCGCCGACCGCCCACGCGCCGGAGCAGCCGTCGGTCGAGTTCGTCCAGAACATCCTGGACACTCGTGGGTTCGGCCCGGGGCGCACCACTGTCACCGAATTGATCTGGGGATCGAGATTCCGGATTCACCACCGGGTTGCCGACAGCTATCGCGCAGGGCGGCTACTGCTGGCCGGCGACGCCGCCCACTTGCACAGCCCCGCCGGCGGACAGGGCATGAACCTCGGCATCCAGGACGCCGTCGCGCTCGCTGACGGCCTGCGCGACGCGCTAAATGGCGATGGCGACAGCGCGCTGGACGCCTACAGCGCCAGCCGCAGGCCGGTCGCGCGACAAGTGCTGACCACGACCGGACGGCTGACCCGGCTGGCGACGCTGCCACGGGCGGCGCGCCCGGCTCGCAACGGGTTGACCCGACTGGCCGCCGGCATCCCGGCGGTGCGCACCAAGCTGGCCTGGCGGCTGTCAGGTCTGGTCTACCGCTGACTCGAATGTGTCGGCGGCCCAGCGGTGCGCCCAGGTCTGCAGCGGCCCGAGTGCCGCCATCAGCGAATGACCATGTCGCGTCAAGAAATAACCCGCGTCCCCGTGGTCCACGATGCGTAGCTCTCGCAGCTCCTTCAACCGAGTGTTGAGCGAGCTCGGGTTGGTATCGCAGGCCGTTTGCAACGCCCGGAACGTCAGCGGCCCGGCACGTAACTCCCAGAGCAGGCGCAGCGCGCCGCGGCGACCGAGCACATCGAGGGCCACCATGACCGGCCGACCCGATCGCGATCCGCGGGCCGACGAACCGATGCGGGGCGAATTCATGCTTTACATTTTGTAGCACCAGGGCTAATTTCGGTCACATGACACGCTATAAAAATGATAGCGCCCGCATCGCGCCGGCCGCCGGTCCGTTTCCTGACGACATGCAGCAAGCGATCGACGCGATCATGCGCGGCCGCCCGCCCCTGGCGCTGTTCACCACGCTGGCGCGCGACCGTCGGCTGTTCTTCAAGTTCTTCAACGCCGGGCTGCTCGACCGGGGGCAGCTGACCATCCGGCAACGCGAGATCGTCATCGACCGGGTGACGGCGTCCTGCGGCGCCGAGTACGAGTGGGGTGTGCACGTCAGCGCGTTCGCTGCGAAAGCCGGCCTGACAGAAGAACACATCACATCGCTGACCGTCGGCGGACCCGATGACACCTGCTGGTCCGAGGCCGATCGGGTGCTAATCCGGTTGTGCGACAGCCTGCAGGAGAAGTGCACGGTAGACGACGCGCTCTGGGCGGATCTCACCCGATATCACAGCGACGCGGCGCTGCTCGAACTGCTCATGCTGGCCGGCACCTATCGCACCGTCAGCTACCTGGTGAACTCCCTGCAGCTGCCCCTGGAACCCGGCGCCAGGCGATTCCCGCCGTCCCGCGGGAATTGAGCTGGGTGCGTCGAGCGGGTGTTCCCACAGCTAAGGGCAACAATCAGGCATCATGGGCGGCATGGACGCTGCTGGGTCTTCACCCCGGGTTTTGGTTGTCGACGACGACTCCGACGTGCTTGCCTCGTTGGAGCGCGGACTGCGGTTGTCCGGATTCGAGGTGTCGACCGCGGTCGACGGCGCCGAGGCGTTGCGTAGCGCCACCGAAACCCGGCCGGACGCAATCGTTCTCGACATCAACATGCCCGTGCTCGACGGCGTCAGCGTGGTGACCGCGCTACGCGCGATGGACAACGACGTCCCGGTCTGCGTGCTGTCGGCGCGCAGCTCGGTCGACGACCGGGTGGCCGGCCTGGAAGCAGGCGCCGACGACTACCTGGTCAAGCCGTTCGTGCTGGCCGAGCTGGTGGCGCGGGTGCGGGCGCTGCTGCGCCGGCGCGGAGCCACCGCGACATCGTCGTCGGAAACCATCACCGTCGGGCCGCTGGAGGTCGACATCCCGGGCCGTCGCGCTCGGGTGCACGGCGTCGACGTCGACCTGACCAAGCGCGAGTTCGACCTGCTGGCGGTGCTGGCCGAGCACAAGACCGCGGTGTTGTCCCGTGCGCAGCTGCTGGAGCTGGTGTGGGGTTACGACTTCGCCGCTGACACCAACGTCGTCGATGTCTTCATCGGATACCTGCGCCGCAAACTCGAAGCCAACGGCGGCCCCCGGCTGCTGCACACCGTGCGCGGCGTGGGCTTCGTACTGCGCA
This genomic window contains:
- a CDS encoding carboxymuconolactone decarboxylase family protein — protein: MTRYKNDSARIAPAAGPFPDDMQQAIDAIMRGRPPLALFTTLARDRRLFFKFFNAGLLDRGQLTIRQREIVIDRVTASCGAEYEWGVHVSAFAAKAGLTEEHITSLTVGGPDDTCWSEADRVLIRLCDSLQEKCTVDDALWADLTRYHSDAALLELLMLAGTYRTVSYLVNSLQLPLEPGARRFPPSRGN
- the prrA gene encoding two-component system response regulator PrrA; this translates as MGGMDAAGSSPRVLVVDDDSDVLASLERGLRLSGFEVSTAVDGAEALRSATETRPDAIVLDINMPVLDGVSVVTALRAMDNDVPVCVLSARSSVDDRVAGLEAGADDYLVKPFVLAELVARVRALLRRRGATATSSSETITVGPLEVDIPGRRARVHGVDVDLTKREFDLLAVLAEHKTAVLSRAQLLELVWGYDFAADTNVVDVFIGYLRRKLEANGGPRLLHTVRGVGFVLRMQ
- a CDS encoding FAD-dependent oxidoreductase, with product MIDTDVLVVGAGPTGLTLAASLLRHGAEVMVVDRLVEGANTSRAAAVNARTLEVLEHLDVSRRMVKSGLIAPRFTMRDGTRTLMAIDFSELPTSYPYTLMLSQATTEALLVERLAELGGEVSRPKELTRLSQDADGVTATFGDGETIRARFVVGCDGARSTVRQLAGIGFAGGEYAEAFALADVRLAGEAPDAEIILFYAMSGMNVLAPLPGGIHRVIAPTAHAPEQPSVEFVQNILDTRGFGPGRTTVTELIWGSRFRIHHRVADSYRAGRLLLAGDAAHLHSPAGGQGMNLGIQDAVALADGLRDALNGDGDSALDAYSASRRPVARQVLTTTGRLTRLATLPRAARPARNGLTRLAAGIPAVRTKLAWRLSGLVYR
- a CDS encoding carboxyl transferase domain-containing protein — translated: MSRIGTDELRDAVLDEGSFVSWDSTPIAVSAGESYTRELAEAHAASGRDESVLTGEGQVFGRRVAVVVCEFDFLAGSIGVAAAERITVAIERATAERLPLLASPCSGGTRMQEGTVAFLQMVKIAAAVNLHKQAHLPYLVYLRHPTTGGVFASWGSLGHVTFAQPGALIGFLGPRVYEQLYGEPFPPDVQTAENLQRHGVVDAVVPLDELRGILDRALTVVADDPGPAPEPPAGTEPLPDIPAWDSVLASRRPDRPGVRHLLRHGCTDQVLLSGTGQGEAATMLLALARFAGQPAVLLGQQRVIGGLVGPAALREARRGMSLAAGLRLPLVLVIDTAGPALSVEAEQDGLAGQIAHCLAELVTLDTPTVSVLLGQGSGGPALAMVPADRVLSALHGWLAPLPPEGASAIVFRDTAHAAELSADQGVRSADLLASGIVDAVVPEHPDAADEPVEFSERLSAAIAAELHALRAMPDRMATRLRRYRNIGLR
- a CDS encoding TetR/AcrR family transcriptional regulator codes for the protein MRKSSDDTKAAILAAARERFGKAGFQAATIRAIAADAGIDPSMVMRYFGNKDKLFAAAAEFDLRLPDLAAIDRTAVGCALISHFLQRWEGDEALVILLRSSATNGDAALRMQHIFTTQLQPLVATLVPADEVRWRSGLIATQILGVAWCRFVLKLPPVVDMTQADIIDLVGPTIQRYLGLPDR
- a CDS encoding winged helix-turn-helix transcriptional regulator; this translates as MNSPRIGSSARGSRSGRPVMVALDVLGRRGALRLLWELRAGPLTFRALQTACDTNPSSLNTRLKELRELRIVDHGDAGYFLTRHGHSLMAALGPLQTWAHRWAADTFESAVDQT